The sequence AAACCGCGGCCACCATTGCCGCCCTGAAGGAAGGGATTCGCTGATGGAAATCGTGCTGACCATCACCATCGGTGTGCTCACCGGATCGGGCGTGTGGCTGCTGCTGCGCCCGCGAACCTTCCAGGTCATCATCGGCCTGTCGCTGTTGTCATACGCCGTGAATCTGTTCATCTTCAGCATGACCCGCGAGGGCCTGGCCATCGACAAGGAGCCAGTCATGCAGCCCGGTGTGGCCGAGACACTGGCCAGCTATGCCGACCCCATGCCCCAGGCTCTGGTGCTCACGGCCATCGTGATCGGCTTTGCCATGACGGCGCTGTTCCTGGTGGTGCTGCTGGCCCTGCGCGGCATGTCCGGCACCGACCATGTGGACGGCATCAACTCCCGTGACGAGCAGGAGATGCCGTAATGCTGCAGTGGCTGAATTCTCTGATGCCGCACCTGATGCTGGCGCCCATTTTGCTGCCCATGTTCACCGCAGCGCTGATGCTGCTGCTGCGCGAGGAGTTCCTGCGCACCAAGGTGGCATTGAACATCGCCTCCACCGCCCTGGGGCTGGTGGCATCCATGGCCTTGCTGGGCTGGACCGACGACCACAACAGCGCCAGCAGCATGGGGGTGTACCTCGCCGCCAACTGGCAGGCGCCCTTCGGCATTGTGCTGGCCCTGGATCGGCTGTCCGCCATGATGCTGGTGCTGACCTATACCGTGGCCCTGGCAGCGTGCCTGTTCGCCATGGCACGCTGGCACAAGGCCGGGGTGCACTTTCACCCCCTGTTCCAGTTCCAGCTGATGGGCCTGTCGGGCGCCTTTCTGACGGCCGACCTGTTCAATCTGTTCGTGTTCTTCGAGATCATGCTGGCCGCCTCCTACGGACTGCTGCTGCATGGCTCGGGCCGGCTGCGCGTGCAGTCGGGCCTGCACTACATTGCCGTCAACCTGGCAGCCTCCTCGCTGTTCCTGGTGGGTGTGTCCATGCTCTACGGCATCACCGGCACGCTGAACATGGCCGACCTGGCCCAGGCCATCCCCCAGGTCCACCCCGCCGACCGGGGACTGCTGCACACCGCAGCCGCCATTTTGGCCGTGGCCTTTTTGATCAAGGCAGCGGTCTGGCCGCTGAACTTCTGGCTGGTGCCTGCCTATAGTGCGGCCTCCGCCCCGGTGGGTGCGCTGTTTGCGCTGATGACCAAGGTGGGCGTCTACACCTTGCTGCGCCTGTGGACGCTGTTGTTCTCCAGCGAGGCCGGAGACTCCGCCCTCTTTGGCGGCCAGTGGCTCACCATTGCCGGCATGCTGACCATGGCCTATGGTGCCTTTGGCATGCTCAGCTCCCAGCGCCTGACCTATCTGGCCGGCTACGCCGCCATCCTGTCCTCGGGCACGCTGCTGGCCGCCACCGGCTTTGGCCAGAATATGCTCACCGCAGGCCTGCTGTATTACCTGCCCAGCTCCACGCTGGCCGTGGCCATGCTCTTTATGCTGGCCGACATCATG comes from Comamonas sp. GB3 AK4-5 and encodes:
- a CDS encoding Na+/H+ antiporter subunit C; translated protein: MEIVLTITIGVLTGSGVWLLLRPRTFQVIIGLSLLSYAVNLFIFSMTREGLAIDKEPVMQPGVAETLASYADPMPQALVLTAIVIGFAMTALFLVVLLALRGMSGTDHVDGINSRDEQEMP
- a CDS encoding monovalent cation/H+ antiporter subunit D — translated: MLQWLNSLMPHLMLAPILLPMFTAALMLLLREEFLRTKVALNIASTALGLVASMALLGWTDDHNSASSMGVYLAANWQAPFGIVLALDRLSAMMLVLTYTVALAACLFAMARWHKAGVHFHPLFQFQLMGLSGAFLTADLFNLFVFFEIMLAASYGLLLHGSGRLRVQSGLHYIAVNLAASSLFLVGVSMLYGITGTLNMADLAQAIPQVHPADRGLLHTAAAILAVAFLIKAAVWPLNFWLVPAYSAASAPVGALFALMTKVGVYTLLRLWTLLFSSEAGDSALFGGQWLTIAGMLTMAYGAFGMLSSQRLTYLAGYAAILSSGTLLAATGFGQNMLTAGLLYYLPSSTLAVAMLFMLADIMDRWRNAGASRVDIDDEDAPFLNPELVPTESMNLDEHEEVLIGRVIPAAAAFLGIAFILCTLVVTGLPPLSGFIGKFAMLTTLVNPVGLGQSAGYQAGTLGWVLVALLITTGLCALVALTRAGIRHFWATHGRATPELRIVEGLPIAALMALCVVLTLQAHTVMEFTQNAANALHSPSTYIRAVMQQRPVPNPVPAAAAPAVPAFTPSAIVVPTAEAAP